The following coding sequences lie in one Vibrio sp. ED004 genomic window:
- a CDS encoding GNAT family N-acetyltransferase, whose amino-acid sequence MDIVKADMAHSTAFHHYLNACIDDGLEIYIGISDGSDSYLERRIAYSKGECLPEGWTPASTYFCIDSEQILGVIRVRHGTSEYIHDVIGHIGYETLPQARGRGVASHMLSWVQRHVLIESAIITCDCDNVASQKVIEKCGGQFLNTFYSEQDQQEVLRYQLDPK is encoded by the coding sequence ATGGATATAGTTAAAGCCGACATGGCGCACTCGACTGCGTTCCACCATTATTTAAACGCTTGTATCGATGATGGACTGGAAATCTATATCGGTATTTCTGATGGCAGTGATAGTTACTTAGAAAGGCGAATAGCTTATTCAAAAGGTGAGTGTTTGCCTGAAGGGTGGACGCCAGCTTCTACTTACTTTTGTATTGATTCTGAGCAGATTCTTGGTGTGATTAGAGTTCGTCACGGTACCAGTGAATACATTCATGACGTTATCGGGCACATCGGCTATGAGACTTTGCCACAAGCAAGAGGACGAGGAGTCGCGAGTCATATGCTGTCTTGGGTTCAGCGTCACGTGCTTATAGAAAGCGCTATTATTACCTGTGACTGCGACAATGTTGCGTCGCAAAAAGTGATTGAGAAGTGCGGCGGCCAGTTCTTAAATACCTTTTATTCAGAGCAAGATCAGCAAGAGGTGTTGCGCTATCAGCTAGACCCAAAATGA
- a CDS encoding LysE family translocator produces MEWISLAVLGLLIVISPGADFVLVLKNSVNQGRQAGIWTALGVSLAICVHISYSMLGISYLISQNEQLFDIIRYAGAAYLIYLGIKGILSADSKLAPMEGTTQNISIWRYLAQGFLCNVLNPKTMLFFLSIFSQVISPDATNQHVALGYGLYMIILHGLWFGIVAMLFTSKTLQKHLLKAKKRLNQACGVGLVSFGLALALKQLVQSQSLWQ; encoded by the coding sequence ATGGAGTGGATAAGCTTAGCGGTGTTAGGACTATTAATTGTTATAAGCCCCGGTGCTGATTTCGTTTTGGTTTTGAAGAACAGTGTTAATCAAGGAAGACAAGCTGGCATTTGGACAGCACTAGGGGTCAGCCTAGCGATTTGTGTTCACATCAGTTATTCGATGCTAGGTATTAGTTACTTAATCTCACAGAATGAGCAGCTTTTCGACATTATTCGATACGCAGGTGCCGCTTACCTTATTTACCTCGGCATAAAAGGCATCTTAAGCGCAGACAGTAAACTCGCACCTATGGAAGGAACGACGCAAAACATCAGTATTTGGCGCTACTTGGCGCAAGGCTTTCTGTGTAACGTACTCAACCCTAAAACCATGTTGTTCTTCTTGAGTATCTTCAGCCAAGTGATCTCACCCGATGCTACGAACCAACATGTCGCACTCGGTTATGGGCTTTATATGATTATTCTTCACGGCTTGTGGTTTGGGATAGTCGCAATGTTATTTACTTCGAAGACGCTGCAAAAACACTTGTTGAAAGCCAAGAAAAGACTCAATCAAGCGTGCGGAGTTGGATTGGTATCCTTTGGTTTAGCGCTAGCATTAAAACAACTCGTTCAGTCACAGTCACTATGGCAGTAA
- a CDS encoding threonine/serine exporter family protein: MPSQFRINKIVEIGDTLHRSGCAPYKLEKYTQFYAKKHGVDVMIQATPTAINYQFPDDNNAVILKRLKPASINLSLLANTIIRINQPSSEPVPEPVGYSKFVTALANMGIPPAYLMLVGSTLEAVGFSALLGLMVWVCQQVLHSRRAIAVEFISALLTGIFVAFLASTGLPIPVWALCIASIVLFVPGLSIANALECLAFNDLVSGTSLLGQSALTLIKLFVGIIMGLNIGEAIWGQAVSIDYTNAVPVWMHISGLVLISVSIGVMFNARPKDILLGLPVAVLGMWGPFYLGFDSGWVVGTWVTTVLITLYGTWIAKKMELTGSIYIVQGIIILVPGSRVLVSASQSVFEQSILPIPSIGLSALFMFSAIVAGQITAYSIYSPKVER; this comes from the coding sequence ATGCCTTCTCAGTTCAGAATTAACAAAATTGTTGAAATTGGTGACACTCTTCACCGCAGCGGTTGTGCTCCCTATAAGCTTGAAAAATACACACAGTTCTATGCAAAAAAGCATGGTGTCGATGTGATGATCCAAGCAACACCAACCGCGATTAACTATCAATTTCCAGATGATAACAACGCCGTTATTCTTAAGCGCCTAAAGCCTGCTTCAATTAATCTGAGTTTGTTGGCAAACACCATCATTCGTATTAACCAACCGAGCAGTGAGCCAGTACCAGAGCCTGTCGGCTACTCTAAGTTTGTGACTGCACTAGCTAACATGGGTATTCCACCTGCGTATTTGATGTTAGTCGGCAGTACGTTGGAAGCGGTTGGCTTTTCTGCGTTATTGGGTTTGATGGTTTGGGTATGTCAGCAAGTCCTGCATTCACGTCGCGCAATTGCGGTTGAATTTATCTCAGCATTATTGACGGGTATCTTTGTAGCGTTTTTGGCAAGTACAGGTTTGCCGATCCCGGTGTGGGCGTTGTGTATTGCGTCAATCGTCTTATTTGTCCCCGGATTATCTATAGCCAACGCATTAGAATGTTTGGCTTTCAATGATCTTGTCTCGGGTACCAGTTTGCTAGGGCAGAGTGCCTTAACGCTGATCAAGCTGTTTGTTGGGATTATCATGGGTCTCAATATTGGTGAAGCGATATGGGGACAAGCGGTCTCCATCGACTATACCAATGCGGTGCCAGTGTGGATGCACATATCTGGCTTGGTGTTGATCTCTGTGTCTATCGGCGTGATGTTCAATGCGCGCCCTAAAGACATCTTACTTGGTTTGCCAGTTGCAGTTTTGGGTATGTGGGGTCCGTTCTATCTAGGTTTTGACAGTGGTTGGGTTGTCGGTACTTGGGTAACAACAGTTCTTATTACTTTATACGGCACTTGGATTGCTAAAAAGATGGAGCTCACGGGGTCTATTTACATCGTGCAGGGTATTATCATCTTGGTTCCAGGTAGTCGCGTTCTAGTGAGTGCGAGTCAATCGGTGTTTGAACAATCTATCTTGCCGATCCCAAGTATCGGTTTATCGGCGCTGTTTATGTTCTCTGCGATTGTGGCAGGGCAAATCACCGCGTATTCGATCTACTCACCAAAAGTAGAGCGTTAA
- a CDS encoding AraC family transcriptional regulator: protein MIIIRKHDRVVVYKCTDDLLMRKRIAVMRKGQMGEVASEQTKLAETAMTGRVELNKKAVLANKPVLTKKVALTKKLEQTEKQIIVTQGQTKQTSLAEGKFLSYQYNDQIFVHGGRCIELVDSNIVSTAHSAILITILLEGKLTFGYDDLEFDLDASNGPQGVVVNLAKPANFRRSLIQDNKMNKINILVKPQWVKPRLSDHCSSKSLLDSHKASYNVQFNADIIQLANTLTGQATPTNFQDKLVVETLTQQLLAQTLSQMPIQCCQECTSEDINASPNGTDKNVGLDQKDNQVSAEKGFDAKIEDIISYIEINLDKPLSLESIAGRFSMSISNLQRRFKQSYNLTINGYIRHRRLDIARQHLERGLVSITEAAYEAGYQHPSNFTNAFKKAFGVPPHALAKHSTTRGN from the coding sequence ATGATAATAATTCGCAAACATGATAGGGTTGTAGTTTATAAATGCACAGATGATTTGCTTATGCGAAAACGCATAGCTGTTATGAGGAAAGGTCAAATGGGTGAAGTAGCGTCAGAGCAAACTAAACTTGCCGAAACGGCTATGACTGGAAGAGTCGAGTTAAACAAGAAAGCTGTGTTAGCGAATAAACCAGTGTTAACGAAAAAAGTCGCTCTAACCAAAAAGCTAGAACAGACTGAAAAGCAGATCATTGTGACACAAGGTCAAACCAAGCAGACCTCGCTCGCTGAAGGTAAATTCCTTTCTTATCAATACAATGACCAAATTTTCGTGCATGGCGGCCGCTGTATTGAATTGGTCGACAGCAACATCGTCTCAACAGCCCACTCAGCGATCTTGATTACCATTCTTCTCGAAGGAAAACTCACCTTTGGCTACGATGATCTTGAGTTCGATCTCGATGCCAGTAATGGGCCGCAAGGCGTGGTAGTCAACTTAGCTAAACCTGCCAACTTCAGGCGCTCGTTAATTCAAGATAATAAGATGAATAAGATCAACATCTTGGTTAAGCCACAATGGGTAAAACCACGTTTAAGTGACCACTGCTCAAGTAAATCGCTCTTAGATTCACACAAGGCGTCTTACAATGTGCAGTTCAACGCTGACATCATTCAACTCGCTAATACACTCACTGGCCAAGCGACACCGACCAACTTTCAAGACAAGCTTGTCGTAGAGACGCTAACCCAGCAGTTACTTGCTCAAACCTTATCTCAGATGCCGATTCAATGTTGCCAAGAGTGCACTTCTGAGGACATTAACGCTAGTCCAAATGGCACGGATAAGAACGTTGGTCTTGACCAAAAAGATAACCAAGTGTCGGCTGAAAAAGGGTTCGACGCTAAGATAGAAGACATCATCAGCTACATTGAAATCAACTTGGATAAGCCACTCAGCCTTGAAAGCATCGCAGGTCGATTCTCGATGAGTATCTCCAACTTACAACGTCGATTTAAGCAGTCTTACAACCTGACGATCAACGGTTATATACGACACCGACGCTTAGATATCGCGCGTCAGCACTTAGAACGAGGCTTAGTTTCAATAACCGAAGCAGCCTATGAAGCAGGTTATCAGCACCCTTCTAACTTCACCAATGCATTTAAGAAAGCGTTCGGTGTTCCACCTCATGCGCTTGCTAAGCACTCCACAACAAGGGGGAATTAA
- a CDS encoding DUF1800 domain-containing protein, with translation MNYYPTSKIVGEQRFGFGPRLGQTAYYSPLEQLDKKPFIHQSIQALPTTESILITVGENREQRKKAKGDEQKMQAMKKEAQSFLRTHYRQQAQARHLQSVETPYGFQERIIQFWSNHFAISVDNRKLMPLAASIENDVIRQHWNGNFGDMLMASSKHPAMLLYLDNQLSIGPNSKVGKRRDKGLNENLAREILELHTLGVDGSYIQQDVIALAKAISGWGIKFQSPNAGFRFANNLHEPGSITLLGKSYDQLGISQGESCLGALANHKDTAKHLVDKLCQHFIGDTPNDLSEQMVAAYLKGNGDLLPVYRLLLGSTEANEPKPNRFRPPKEWLFAVLRSVDIPLNDKQALNTLNTLGQPPFKPGSPAGWSDQDRDYNSPSALTQRMQVANRLASIAIKSAKASGTKPKVVVDDVIAALYGDAIDEHTQIVLSKADSAAMQLSLLWLSPQFQYR, from the coding sequence ATGAATTATTACCCGACTTCAAAAATCGTGGGTGAACAAAGGTTTGGTTTTGGGCCTAGATTAGGTCAAACAGCCTATTATTCGCCTTTAGAACAGTTGGATAAAAAGCCATTTATTCATCAGTCCATTCAAGCTTTGCCCACAACCGAATCTATCCTTATAACCGTCGGTGAGAATCGTGAACAGCGAAAGAAAGCCAAGGGTGATGAGCAAAAGATGCAAGCAATGAAGAAAGAGGCACAGTCTTTTCTTCGTACTCACTACCGACAACAAGCTCAAGCTCGTCATCTGCAAAGCGTTGAAACGCCTTATGGTTTTCAAGAGCGCATCATTCAGTTTTGGAGTAACCACTTCGCCATCTCGGTCGATAATCGAAAATTGATGCCCTTGGCCGCCAGCATCGAAAACGATGTGATTCGCCAACATTGGAATGGCAACTTTGGAGATATGCTGATGGCTTCTTCAAAGCATCCAGCCATGCTTTTGTATCTAGATAATCAACTCTCGATTGGGCCCAATTCCAAAGTCGGTAAGCGCCGTGATAAGGGACTCAATGAAAACCTCGCTCGTGAAATTCTAGAGCTTCATACTCTCGGTGTAGATGGCTCCTATATTCAACAAGATGTGATTGCATTGGCGAAGGCGATTTCGGGGTGGGGTATTAAATTCCAATCCCCCAATGCCGGTTTTCGATTTGCTAATAATCTCCATGAGCCTGGTAGCATTACCTTACTTGGAAAATCCTACGACCAATTAGGTATCTCACAAGGGGAGTCGTGTTTAGGAGCCTTAGCTAACCACAAAGACACGGCCAAACATTTGGTTGATAAGCTTTGCCAGCATTTTATTGGTGACACGCCTAACGATCTTTCAGAACAGATGGTTGCTGCATACTTAAAGGGCAATGGTGATTTACTGCCTGTTTACCGATTGTTGCTGGGAAGCACAGAAGCAAACGAACCCAAACCCAATCGGTTCAGACCGCCGAAAGAGTGGCTATTTGCGGTACTTCGCAGTGTCGACATTCCTCTTAACGATAAGCAAGCGCTGAACACTCTCAACACACTAGGCCAACCACCCTTTAAACCGGGTTCACCTGCAGGATGGTCGGATCAAGACAGAGACTACAATAGCCCTTCGGCATTAACCCAGCGTATGCAAGTCGCTAATCGGCTAGCCTCAATCGCGATAAAGTCGGCTAAGGCCTCGGGTACAAAACCAAAGGTGGTAGTAGATGACGTGATCGCAGCTTTATATGGCGATGCGATTGATGAACATACTCAAATTGTATTGAGCAAAGCCGACAGCGCTGCAATGCAACTTTCCCTGTTGTGGTTAAGCCCACAGTTTCAATATCGTTAG
- a CDS encoding N-acetyltransferase, translated as MIREYSAADTETVLNIWLTASIKAHNFMAPEFWESQVGNMRDIYLPASKTYLFQVDGEVCGFYSLYEGLLAAIFVCPEHQGSGIGKQLMQHAKLECPNLSLNVYKENHATIEFYLSQGFTIVSEQADEHTGHQEYTMHLA; from the coding sequence ATGATCAGAGAATACAGCGCAGCCGACACCGAAACGGTCCTAAATATTTGGCTCACCGCCTCCATTAAGGCGCACAACTTCATGGCGCCTGAATTTTGGGAGTCACAAGTGGGCAATATGCGCGATATCTACCTTCCTGCGTCAAAAACCTATTTGTTCCAAGTTGACGGGGAAGTTTGCGGGTTTTATTCACTCTATGAAGGGTTATTAGCGGCGATCTTTGTCTGCCCTGAGCATCAAGGGAGTGGTATCGGGAAACAGCTCATGCAACATGCCAAGCTTGAATGCCCAAACTTGTCTTTGAATGTGTACAAAGAGAATCATGCGACCATTGAGTTCTACCTTTCTCAAGGCTTTACCATCGTCAGTGAACAAGCCGATGAGCACACAGGACACCAAGAGTACACCATGCATTTAGCCTAG
- a CDS encoding GNAT family N-acetyltransferase has protein sequence MKYSTRPAQSSDYEFLFQLKKAAEFEPIKSVFGWDEQVQRDIHAEEWAEERPEIIEYQGKAIGSVLLQDKGDHFYFCRFFLLPEYHGKGIGSQILTDYLAHADKLRKPVELCYLQGNRVGELYLRFGFEITSQNDQFVYMWCK, from the coding sequence TTGAAGTATTCGACAAGACCTGCTCAGTCATCAGATTATGAATTTCTGTTCCAGCTAAAAAAGGCAGCTGAATTTGAGCCAATCAAATCTGTTTTTGGCTGGGATGAGCAAGTTCAACGAGATATACACGCCGAAGAGTGGGCAGAAGAAAGGCCTGAAATCATTGAATATCAGGGCAAAGCGATTGGCAGTGTGTTGCTGCAAGACAAAGGTGACCACTTCTACTTTTGCCGATTCTTTTTGCTGCCTGAATATCATGGCAAGGGTATCGGTAGCCAAATCCTCACCGATTACTTAGCTCACGCAGATAAGCTCAGGAAGCCCGTTGAGTTGTGTTATCTGCAAGGTAATCGAGTTGGAGAGCTCTACTTGAGGTTTGGTTTTGAAATCACCTCGCAAAACGACCAGTTTGTATATATGTGGTGTAAATAG
- a CDS encoding LysR substrate-binding domain-containing protein, producing the protein MRHLKAFHVFHIAAHSTSYSEAAEKLNITHGAVSKQIKVLENHLSQTLFYKQGRNVCLTKEGELLREYTEQAFQALDTGVQKLNQLNNHALEVSCEPTLTMRWLMPRLGDFYAESGIDVRLSTAGGAVNLDATGLDMAIRRDDFKLTESYKQIPLVEEWVGPVCSPDYWQQVKDNLGDVKLLHSNTRLNAWSYWGAITEDTVNSAELLKAPANQTFAHFYFCFQAAVDGLGIALGSYPLVADDIERGNLIAPFGFVPSGHQYMLLTQDSNQDESGNSFVTWLKSELAQCVPVIKNK; encoded by the coding sequence ATGAGGCACCTTAAAGCATTTCATGTTTTCCATATCGCAGCCCATTCTACGAGCTACAGTGAAGCGGCAGAAAAACTCAATATTACCCATGGTGCAGTGAGCAAACAGATCAAGGTCCTGGAAAATCACCTGTCTCAAACTTTGTTTTATAAGCAGGGTCGTAATGTGTGTTTGACCAAAGAGGGTGAGTTACTCAGAGAGTACACAGAGCAAGCGTTTCAGGCGTTGGATACCGGAGTCCAAAAGCTCAACCAACTCAACAACCATGCATTAGAGGTGTCGTGCGAGCCAACATTAACCATGCGTTGGTTGATGCCGCGTTTAGGTGATTTTTACGCCGAGTCGGGCATTGATGTTCGTTTGTCTACCGCTGGTGGGGCTGTGAATTTAGATGCGACTGGCCTCGATATGGCGATTCGCCGAGATGACTTTAAATTAACCGAGAGTTACAAACAGATACCGTTAGTTGAAGAGTGGGTAGGTCCTGTGTGTTCTCCGGATTATTGGCAACAGGTAAAAGATAACTTAGGTGATGTGAAATTACTGCACAGTAACACGCGACTAAATGCTTGGAGTTATTGGGGAGCTATCACTGAAGACACAGTTAATAGCGCAGAGTTGTTGAAAGCTCCTGCGAACCAAACATTTGCACACTTCTACTTTTGCTTTCAAGCGGCTGTCGATGGGTTAGGCATAGCGCTTGGGTCGTATCCACTTGTCGCCGACGATATCGAAAGAGGTAACTTGATCGCGCCGTTTGGATTTGTTCCTTCTGGCCATCAGTACATGTTGCTCACGCAAGATAGCAATCAGGACGAGTCAGGTAATTCATTTGTCACTTGGTTGAAGAGCGAGTTGGCGCAGTGTGTTCCAGTTATTAAAAACAAATAG
- a CDS encoding DUF1501 domain-containing protein encodes MKKINGSQSNKPHNHGLQSMNRRQFMGLAAAVGVSAMLPFPSFAKTRSDNIFVWISLRGAMDGLNVVVPHADPDYADLRPNIGLKTKQLLKLDSFFGLHPSLKSCHQWYENKEVSFVHACSTAYRERSHFDGQKILENGTSDPFNTEGWLNRLLTLSSEQYDGIAIDSGLPLIMQGESTVASWYPNRLKTRDKQTELLEELFQSDQMLSANFESVMKIDELVGDQGVGKQFKSLMSKTGDILSADNGPNIAALELGGWDTHANQGSVNGRLSNQLKILDAGLAALKESLGTRWNNTMIIAASEFGRTAKENGTKGTDHGTGNVMLVAGGAMVHKASNISSSGTSGGQVIANWPGLSQENLYQGRDLKPTTDIRGVIKGVLGEHLSINTKQLNTIFPDSERVKPLEII; translated from the coding sequence ATGAAAAAGATAAACGGTTCGCAGAGTAATAAGCCACACAATCACGGCCTACAAAGTATGAATCGTCGCCAGTTTATGGGCCTTGCCGCAGCTGTTGGTGTGAGTGCGATGTTGCCATTTCCAAGCTTTGCCAAAACACGTTCAGACAATATCTTTGTTTGGATATCACTGCGTGGCGCGATGGATGGGTTAAACGTTGTGGTACCTCATGCTGATCCTGATTATGCAGATCTAAGACCGAATATTGGCTTGAAGACTAAGCAACTACTTAAGCTAGATAGTTTCTTTGGGTTACACCCTTCGCTTAAAAGTTGTCATCAATGGTATGAAAATAAAGAAGTCAGCTTTGTTCATGCTTGTTCAACCGCTTATCGCGAGCGTTCTCATTTTGATGGGCAAAAGATATTAGAAAATGGCACTTCCGATCCTTTTAATACAGAAGGATGGCTTAACCGTTTGCTCACGCTGAGCTCAGAACAATACGATGGAATCGCGATTGATTCCGGCCTGCCGCTCATCATGCAGGGGGAATCTACCGTGGCAAGTTGGTATCCAAACCGCTTGAAAACACGCGACAAACAAACAGAGCTACTTGAAGAACTTTTTCAGAGTGACCAAATGCTGTCTGCTAATTTCGAAAGCGTCATGAAGATAGATGAGTTGGTGGGTGACCAAGGTGTTGGCAAACAATTTAAGTCATTGATGAGTAAAACGGGCGACATCTTATCTGCTGATAACGGGCCAAATATCGCAGCATTAGAATTAGGAGGTTGGGACACGCATGCCAATCAAGGCAGCGTTAACGGTAGGTTGAGTAACCAACTTAAAATTCTGGATGCAGGGTTAGCGGCACTTAAGGAATCGTTAGGCACACGCTGGAATAACACAATGATCATCGCCGCCAGTGAGTTTGGTCGAACAGCTAAGGAAAATGGCACAAAAGGCACCGATCATGGCACTGGCAACGTCATGTTGGTTGCTGGTGGTGCGATGGTTCACAAGGCTTCAAACATATCGAGTTCAGGCACATCTGGGGGACAAGTTATCGCAAACTGGCCGGGGTTAAGTCAAGAGAACCTGTATCAAGGGCGAGATCTCAAACCAACCACCGACATACGAGGTGTAATTAAAGGTGTGCTAGGCGAGCACCTATCTATTAATACGAAGCAGCTAAACACCATCTTCCCTGATAGTGAAAGGGTAAAGCCACTGGAAATCATCTAG
- a CDS encoding VirK/YbjX family protein, translated as MQNFRQIVELSNAVHPNTKGLTRIKKNMRFTLWGIMNPKIIHKVRQLKEKNNLSNLLEQNPKIFEKPLKPFICVGIKPKARASLLHSHFELLEQTFGSNTVHLHLSNIELLTFADRNGDEFRIETFSGESREGSLGIRLVEAITGLTIYSVTFNISGNNGRRTMHIGCLQGTNKRIANSQEKIKELTRSLHGLRPKSLMVEVAIMFANYMKVDEILAVSNKGHIYQAMRYIGSKRGAITFDYDTLWTENGGALVDKHWFSLPIKPLRKDTDALKKTKRRLYTKRYDWIKQTEEQIISRLNDIKSTPKLH; from the coding sequence GTGCAAAACTTTCGTCAAATCGTTGAGCTTTCAAATGCTGTACACCCAAATACCAAAGGTTTAACCCGAATCAAGAAAAATATGCGCTTTACACTATGGGGCATTATGAACCCAAAGATCATTCACAAGGTGCGTCAGCTTAAAGAGAAAAACAACCTTTCAAACCTGTTAGAGCAGAATCCCAAGATCTTTGAAAAGCCGTTAAAACCATTTATCTGTGTTGGCATCAAGCCTAAAGCACGAGCTTCGTTACTGCATTCTCACTTCGAACTTTTAGAACAAACATTTGGTTCAAATACAGTGCATTTGCATCTTTCTAACATAGAACTTCTAACCTTCGCAGACAGGAATGGGGATGAGTTCAGAATTGAGACTTTCTCGGGAGAGTCTCGTGAAGGCTCACTAGGGATCCGACTCGTCGAGGCCATTACTGGGCTGACTATTTACTCGGTCACCTTCAATATCTCCGGTAATAATGGGCGCCGCACCATGCACATCGGCTGTCTACAAGGTACAAACAAGCGTATTGCCAACAGCCAAGAGAAGATCAAAGAACTGACGCGTTCATTGCACGGACTAAGACCAAAGTCACTCATGGTTGAAGTCGCAATTATGTTTGCTAATTATATGAAAGTTGATGAGATTTTAGCTGTTTCGAATAAAGGTCATATCTACCAAGCAATGCGCTATATCGGTTCTAAACGTGGAGCTATAACTTTTGATTACGACACTTTGTGGACTGAAAATGGCGGAGCTTTGGTCGATAAACATTGGTTTTCTTTGCCCATTAAGCCTCTTCGTAAAGATACCGACGCACTAAAAAAGACTAAACGCCGCTTGTACACAAAACGCTATGACTGGATCAAGCAAACTGAAGAGCAGATCATTTCTCGGTTAAACGACATTAAATCTACTCCCAAGTTACATTAA
- a CDS encoding zinc ribbon domain-containing protein YjdM, whose product MSLPPCPQCQSEYVYPDQNNLICPECAYEWNPEEERLEREAARVKDVNGAVLDTGDKVTFIKDLKVKGSSSVLKIGTKAVIRRINEGKDHQLDCKLDGGGEMLVTAKYVKKQ is encoded by the coding sequence ATGTCTTTACCTCCTTGTCCGCAATGCCAATCTGAATATGTCTACCCAGACCAAAACAACCTAATCTGTCCTGAGTGTGCCTATGAATGGAACCCAGAAGAAGAGCGTTTAGAAAGAGAAGCTGCACGTGTAAAGGACGTTAACGGCGCAGTGTTAGATACCGGTGATAAAGTTACCTTCATTAAAGATTTAAAAGTGAAAGGCAGCTCTAGCGTACTGAAAATCGGTACCAAAGCGGTGATTCGACGCATCAATGAAGGCAAAGATCACCAGCTAGATTGCAAGCTTGATGGTGGCGGTGAGATGCTGGTGACTGCAAAATACGTGAAAAAGCAGTAA